The segment TAAGGACGAAGAGGTCAAATTGGCCAAGCCCTTATCCGATTTAGCCGTTACTACAATAAGAGGAGTAATGCCGAGCTTTTTGTAAGAGCGCCCGATTTTAGCCGGGGTGTTTTCTGTCGCGGGCGGACTAATAATCGGGGCAATAAAAATCCCTTCTTTATCAGTTATCTCACCTGCCATTGTGCGGCTGAAGTTTTCGCTTATCGCCTCCAGCCGGACCGTAAATTTTTCCTGTTTGGTTGCCGGATTATTCTTAAGTGTTCCATAGATGTCCATTACCATTTTTTTCATTGATTCTTCCATTGGAGAAGGAACGCTTAAATAAAAAATTGGCCCGGGACTTTCTTCTGTATTCGGATGTTCTTGTTCCGTATATGATATCCCGCCGCCGGTCGTTACCAACAAGGCGATTGCAAATAACCACAATAATCTTAGCATAAATATTTCCTTTAGCATGAACCCGCTACAAAAGGATTCAACTCTGCTGTCCCATATATTCTAATGTAGTTCGCGTCTACACCGGGACATTTAGTCATCAGGCGACACCTTTGGCATTTATTAGAATATATTTTACCCTTATTAGCCGCGTTGTCAATAAAATAATCACCGTTTTTAATATACCCGATATAATTCCTCGGATAGCGGGATGCGGCTATTTCACGCGGCGCCAGGCAGAGCGGAAAATCCCTCAGAATAATATTAAGTTTTTCCTGTTGGGCAAGGGTATTTATCTTTTGTAAGTATGGTCTAATTTTACTCATTTCTACCGAAAGGTTCTTGTTTTCTAAAACCCGACCGTGATATTTAAGAGCAAGTATTTGTAATCCGTCCAGACCCAATCCGAAGTTATTAAAGAGTTTTTCACTGAATTCATATAATCTTGTATAGTTTTCTGCGGTGCAGACGCAATTGATGATAAATTTCCGGTTATTTTCCTGGAGGTAGTTCAGGGTTTTCATTACCTGCGAAAACGAATCATCATTGCCGACCAGGCGGTTATGGACATCAGGGATATGGGAATGCAGGGATACCAGGAGGACATCCACCTTATCTATAATCTTCCTGAACTCCGGTGAACCAGGCAGGAGCACGCCGTTGGTGGTCATCAACACCCGGAGTTTGTTCTGACGGACTAATTCAACCGCCTTATTTAATGAATCATACAGGAGCGGTTCGCCGCCTCCGAACCAGATTCCCTTAATCCGGTATTCGGCTATGCCTTTCTTGATAAGAGCGTCCAAATCCTTAAGAGTTATTGAATCTTCGCCCCAGAAATCTGCCTGCTTGAAACAGAACCGGCATTTCTGGTTGCATTTATTAGAAATATGCACAACTAATGTCGGGTAGCGGTCAAAAAAGAATCTCATACATGCCCCCTAAACCATATCTCTAAAACAGCCAGACAATATCTAAGGAAGTCGTTTCTATTATCCGTATCTATATCTATAGAATCAACAATCTTTTTAATGGAAGCCCCATTTAAAATACCTTTATCCACCAAATAGGAGGCGCTAAGAAAAGAGCGCTCTATCTCTTTTAAACCGATAGCAAATCGTTCTCCTGGTCTTGTTCCTCCCCTATGAATATCCTCCCGCGTCACGACTTCCTGAGGCAGGTAAGGTCTCGCTGATTGCCGCAGAATATATTTTTCTATACCATCTTTTATTTTATACCGCACAGGTATTGTCAAGGCAAACTTCATGAAATCTTCTGCCAGGTAGGGATAAATGTTACCATATCCTATCCAAATAAGTTGCCAGTGAGGGATACGGTATCTCAGGCAAAACTCCTGAAGTAATTTTACCCCCTCTTCAGGCGTCTGAAATAAGGTATAACCTCTTAAAGGCTGCTTATCCATATACATAAGCACATCTTCTAATGCTTGTTTTGTGAATAGCAAGTGTTTCTGGTTTTCCGTAAAAGGGAATGTCATCAAATAAGGAAGCAGCCGTTTAGTGGCGTTTTGTCTCATCAGAAAACGAGGTAAAAATACTTCTTTATTGACATCATCCGGCTGAAGGAGTTGGTGGAACTGTGGCCAGCCCAGGAATAATTCATCTCCACCCATACCGGTAATATGAACCATTCCCGTGTTCTCATCCTGATAATACTTCCTGATAAATACTCTCTGATTTGAAGTGGGCAGATCTATTTCTCTGATTGCGCTGAGTAGCCCTGCAATCGCCTCATCTCCGGATAATATTTTTTCGCGATGGTCGGTCTTGAGATGCCTGGCGACCTTTCTGGCATAATGGATATCATCGCCCAGCACTTCTTCAAAACCAACGGTAAAAGTTCTCAACCTCTCTTTAGGATACATTTCTCTTACCAAGGCAGTAAG is part of the Planctomycetota bacterium genome and harbors:
- a CDS encoding radical SAM protein yields the protein MRFFFDRYPTLVVHISNKCNQKCRFCFKQADFWGEDSITLKDLDALIKKGIAEYRIKGIWFGGGEPLLYDSLNKAVELVRQNKLRVLMTTNGVLLPGSPEFRKIIDKVDVLLVSLHSHIPDVHNRLVGNDDSFSQVMKTLNYLQENNRKFIINCVCTAENYTRLYEFSEKLFNNFGLGLDGLQILALKYHGRVLENKNLSVEMSKIRPYLQKINTLAQQEKLNIILRDFPLCLAPREIAASRYPRNYIGYIKNGDYFIDNAANKGKIYSNKCQRCRLMTKCPGVDANYIRIYGTAELNPFVAGSC